One stretch of Asterias rubens chromosome 8, eAstRub1.3, whole genome shotgun sequence DNA includes these proteins:
- the LOC117293582 gene encoding uncharacterized protein LOC117293582 produces METENNHTPETEAAANYFRRVLASALNPLLDQVEYQDRESKFDDVKESLRNITKLYKTALNQTTSGSRSDWNDAGNRCAYVFVYFMQHCHLVHYSLQQIQADISKNWQNKSSLNVCSIGGGPGSDLVGLTRFLTDAALFPPSLTCVVLDLYPNWKHTWGSVYDQLPETFDVTYRKCDLVNTAALQDDILRFVGKAHLLTFVKSFSAVASFLRQDQRRGDRLRAILRALKGGTYVLYIDNTHWDKSFLNNFALPAGLKVVFDLCGKQTLPFGQHSHTIREFSHHLDFRPMRNCDVTIWILYKNKSVRSNVQSTEACRQGRLHLPVPARMPSAQSVPNTGSLSQHFVQPRAAPKYQSTVDTSYKYAYPTPTVPTPATPTVRHHQDHTPRINEEYQPTRPCMAQTSEDARKQTNYRISAWKTFKRCFCCTRTDEFENE; encoded by the coding sequence ATGGAGACCGAGAATAACCACACACCCGAGACCGAAGCAGCCGCTAACTACTTCAGACGTGTTTTGGCCAGTGCACTGAACCCTCTTTTAGATCAGGTCGAATACCAAGATCGAGAATCTAAGTTTGACGACGTGAAGGAGTCTCTGAGAAACATCACAAAGTTATACAAAACGGCACTGAATCAAACCACGTCTGGCTCCCGATCTGACTGGAACGATGCGGGTAACCGTTGCGCTTACGTGTTTGTGTATTTCATGCAGCACTGCCATCTAGTCCACTACTCGCTTCAACAAATCCAAGCTGATATCTCGAAAAATTGGCAAAATAAGAGTAGTCTGAACGTCTGCAGCATAGGTGGTGGTCCTGGATCGGATCTTGTTGGGCTGACCAGATTCCTTACGGACGCAGCTTTATTTCCACCCTCACTTACTTGTGTGGTTTTGGATCTGTACCCTAACTGGAAGCATACTTGGGGGTCAGTCTACGACCAACTGCCTGAAACATTTGACGTAACCTACCGTAAATGTGATCTTGTTAACACGGCAGCGCTGCAAGATGACATTCTACGCTTTGTTGGAAAGGCCCACTTGCTGACTTTCGTGAAATCTTTCTCGGCAGTGGCTTCATTCTTACGGCAGGATCAAAGACGAGGTGACCGCCTTCGAGCTATTCTTCGCGCGTTGAAAGGGGGCAcgtatgtactgtacattgaCAATACACACTGGGACAAATCTTTCTTAAATAATTTCGCTTTACCCGCCGGTCTTAAAGTTGTGTTTGACCTTTGTGGCAAGCAAACTTTGCCATTTGGTCAACATTCACACACGATTAGAGAATTCAGTCACCACCTTGATTTCAGACCAATGCGAAACTGCGATGTGACGATCtggattttgtacaaaaataaatccgttcGGAGCAATGTTCAGTCCACCGAGGCTTGCAGACAGGGTCGATTGCATTTACCCGTTCCCGCCCGCATGCCTTCCGCCCAATCTGTTCCAAATACAGGTAGTCTATCACAACATTTTGTACAGCCAAGAGCAGCTCCGAAATATCAGTCAACGGTAGATACTTCTTATAAGTACGCCTATCCGACACCAACTGTTCCAACACCAGCCACACCAACTGTTCGTCATCATCAAGATCACACACCTCGGATAAATGAAGAGTACCAACCAACAAGGCCTTGCATGGCTCAGACAAGTGAAGATGCCAGAAAACAGACAAATTACCGAATTAGCGCTTGGAAGACATTTAAGCGTTGCTTTTGTTGTACTCGCACAGACGAGTTTGAGAATGAATAG